In Pongo abelii isolate AG06213 chromosome 15, NHGRI_mPonAbe1-v2.0_pri, whole genome shotgun sequence, a single window of DNA contains:
- the DLST gene encoding dihydrolipoyllysine-residue succinyltransferase component of 2-oxoglutarate dehydrogenase complex, mitochondrial isoform X2, protein MPLVPSPSQPPSGKPVSAVKPTAAPPLAEPGAGKGLRSEHREKMNRMRQRIAQRLKEAQNTCAMLTTFNEIDMSNIQEMRARHKEAFLKKHNFKLGFMSAFVKASAFALQEQPVVNAVIDDTTKEVVYRDYIDISVAVATPRGLVVPVIRNVEAMNYADIERTITELGEKARKNELAIEDMDGGTFTISNGGVFGSLFGTPIINPPQSAILGMHGIFDRPVAIGGKVEVRPMMYVALTYDHRLIDGREAVTFLRKIKAAVEDPRVLLLDL, encoded by the exons ATGCCACTGGTGCCCTCGCCCTCACAACCTCCTTCTGGCAAACCTG TGTCTGCAGTAAAACCCACTGCTGCTCCTCCACTAGCTGAGCCAGGAGCTGGCAAAGGTCTGCGTTCAGAACATCGG GAGAAAATGAACAGGATGCGGCAGCGCATTGCTCAACGTCTGAAGGAGGCCCAGAATACATGTGCAATGCTGACAACTTTTAATGAGATTGACATGAG TAACATACAGGAGATGAGGGCTCGGCACAAAGAGGCTTTTTTGAAGAAACATAACTTCAAACTAGGCTTCATGTCGGCATTTGTGAAGGCCTCAGCCTTTGCCTTGCAGGAACAGCCTGTTGTAAATGCAG TGATTGACGATACAACCAAAGAGGTGGTGTATAGGGATTATATTGACATCAGTGTTGCAGTGGCCACCCCACGG GGTCTGGTGGTTCCAGTCATCAGGAATGTGGAAGCTATGAATTATGCAGATATTGAACGGACCATCACTGAACTAGGAGAGAAG GCCCGAAAGAATGAACTTGCCATTGAAGATATGGATGGTGGTACCTTCACCATTAGCAATGGAGGCGTTTTTGGCTCGCTCTTTGGAACACCCATTATCAACCCCCCTCAGTCTGCCATCCTGGGGATGCATGGCATCTTTGACAGGCCAGTGGCTATAGGAGGCAAG GTAGAGGTGCGGCCCATGATGTACGTGGCATTGACCTATGATCACCGGCTGATTGATGGCAGAGAGGCTGTGACTTTCCTCCGCAAAATCAAGGCAGCGGTAGAGGATCCCAGAGTCCTCCTCCTGGATCTTTAG
- the RPS6KL1 gene encoding ribosomal protein S6 kinase-like 1 isoform X5 produces the protein MSLVACECLPSPGLEPEPCSRARSQACVYLEQIRNRVALGVPDMTKRDYLVDAATQIRLALERDVSEDYEAAFNHYQNGVDVLLRGIHVDPNKERREAVKLKITKYLRRAEEIFNCHLQRPLSSGASPSTGFSSLRLRPIRTLSSAVEQLRGCRVVGVIEKVQLVQDPATGGTFVVKSLPRCHMVSRERLTIIPHGVPYMTKLLRYFMSEDSIFLHLEHVQGGTLWSHLLSQAHPRHSGLSSGSTQERMKAQLNPHLNLLTPARLPSGHAPRQDRIALEPPRTSPSLPLAGEAPSIRPQREAEGEPTARTSTSGSSDLPKAPGGHLHLQARRAGQNSDAGPPRGLTWVPEGASPVLGGCGRGMDQSCLSADGAGRGCGRATWSVREEQVKQWAAETLVALEALHEQGVLCRDLHPGNLLLDQAGHIRLTYFGQWSEVEPQCCGEAVDNLYSAPEVGGISELTEACDWWSFGSLLYELLTGMLLQFEPTRRLGMGEGGVSKLKSHPFFSTIQWSKLVG, from the exons ATGAGCCTGGTGGCCTGTGAGTGCCTGCCCAGCCCCGGCCTGGAGCCTGAGCCTTGCTCACGAGCACGGTCCCAGGCTTGCGTGTACCTGGAGCAGATTCGCAACAGGGTGGCTCTGGGAGTGCCTGACATGACAAAACGTGACTATCTGGTGGATGCGGCCACGCAGATCCGGCTGGCCCTGGAGCGCGATGTTAGTGAGGACTATGAGGCGGCCTTCAACCACTATCAGAATGGCGTGGATGTGCTGCTCCGTGGCATACACG TTGACCCCAACAAGGAGCGACGTGAGGCTGTGAAGCTGAAAATTACCAAATATCTGCGGCGGGCAGAGGAGATCTTCAACTGCCACCTGCAGCGGCCACTGAGCAGTGGAGCCAGCCCCAGCACG GGTTTCAGCAGCCTGAGGCTCCGGCCCATTCGCACGCTGAGCTCTGCCGTGGAGCAGCTGAGGGGCTGCCGGGTGGTCGGGGTCATCGAGAAG GTGCAGCTGGTCCAGGACCCGGCAACTGGAGGGACCTTCGTGGTGAAG AGCCTACCCAGGTGCCACATGGTAAGCAGGGAGCGGCTGACCATCATCCCACATGGAGTCCCCTACATGACGAAGCTGCTCAGGTACTTTATGAGCGAGGACTCCATCTTCCTGCACCTGGAGCATGTGCAAG GAGGCACTCTCTGGTCCCACCTGCTCTCCCAGGCGCACCCCCGACATTCTGGGCTCAGCTCTGGCTCTACCCAGGAGAGGATGAAGGCTCAGCTCAacccccacctcaacctcctgacccCAGCGAGGCTCCCCTCAGGCCATGCCCCTCGCCAGGACAGAATCGCCCTGGAGCCTCCTAGGACTTCTCCGAGCCTTCCCCTAGCTGGGGAGGCCCCATCCATCAGGCCCCAGAGGGAGGCTGAAGGTGAACCCACAGCCAGGACCAGCACCTCTGGCTCCTCggaccttccaaaggccccaggTGGCCACCTGCACCTTCAAGCTAGGCGGGCTGGCCAGAACTCAGATGCTGGGCCCCCTCGGGGGCTCACTTGGGTTCCTGAGGGGGCCAGCCCGGTGCTAGGGGGCTGTGGCCGAGGCATGGATCAGAGCTGCCTGTCAGCAGATGGGGCTGGCCGGGGCTGTGGCAGGGCCACCTGGAGTGTAAGAGAGGAGCAGGTGAAGCAGTGGGCGGCAGAGACGCTGGTAGCGCTGGAGGCGCTGCACGAGCAGGGGGTGCTGTGCCGGGACCTCCACCCCGGGAACCTACTCCTGGACCAGGCAG GTCACATCCGGCTCACATATTTTGGCCAGTGGTCAGAGGTGGAGCCCCAGTGCTGCGGGGAGGCCGTGGACAATCTCTACAGcgccccag AGGTGGGTGGGATTTCCGAGCTGACGGAAGCCTGTGACTGGTGGAGCTTTGGGTCTCTACTGTATGAACTGCTGACGGGAATG CTGCTGCAGTTCGAGCCTACCCGGCGCCTGGGCATGGGAGAAGGCGGTGTCAGCAAACTCAAGTCCCATCCCTTTTTCAGTACCATCCAGTGGAGCAAACTGGTGGGGTAA
- the RPS6KL1 gene encoding ribosomal protein S6 kinase-like 1 isoform X4: MSLVACECLPSPGLEPEPCSRARSQACVYLEQIRNRVALGVPDMTKRDYLVDAATQIRLALERDVSEDYEAAFNHYQNGVDVLLRGIHVDPNKERREAVKLKITKYLRRAEEIFNCHLQRPLSSGASPSTVQLVQDPATGGTFVVKSLPRCHMVSRERLTIIPHGVPYMTKLLRYFMSEDSIFLHLEHVQGGTLWSHLLSQAHPRHSGLSSGSTQERMKAQLNPHLNLLTPARLPSGHAPRQDRIALEPPRTSPSLPLAGEAPSIRPQREAEGEPTARTSTSGSSDLPKAPGGHLHLQARRAGQNSDAGPPRGLTWVPEGASPVLGGCGRGMDQSCLSADGAGRGCGRATWSVREEQVKQWAAETLVALEALHEQGVLCRDLHPGNLLLDQAGHIRLTYFGQWSEVEPQCCGEAVDNLYSAPEVGGISELTEACDWWSFGSLLYELLTGMALSQSHPSGIQAHTQLQLPEWLSRPAASLLTELLQFEPTRRLGMGEGGVSKLKSHPFFSTIQWSKLVG; the protein is encoded by the exons ATGAGCCTGGTGGCCTGTGAGTGCCTGCCCAGCCCCGGCCTGGAGCCTGAGCCTTGCTCACGAGCACGGTCCCAGGCTTGCGTGTACCTGGAGCAGATTCGCAACAGGGTGGCTCTGGGAGTGCCTGACATGACAAAACGTGACTATCTGGTGGATGCGGCCACGCAGATCCGGCTGGCCCTGGAGCGCGATGTTAGTGAGGACTATGAGGCGGCCTTCAACCACTATCAGAATGGCGTGGATGTGCTGCTCCGTGGCATACACG TTGACCCCAACAAGGAGCGACGTGAGGCTGTGAAGCTGAAAATTACCAAATATCTGCGGCGGGCAGAGGAGATCTTCAACTGCCACCTGCAGCGGCCACTGAGCAGTGGAGCCAGCCCCAGCACG GTGCAGCTGGTCCAGGACCCGGCAACTGGAGGGACCTTCGTGGTGAAG AGCCTACCCAGGTGCCACATGGTAAGCAGGGAGCGGCTGACCATCATCCCACATGGAGTCCCCTACATGACGAAGCTGCTCAGGTACTTTATGAGCGAGGACTCCATCTTCCTGCACCTGGAGCATGTGCAAG GAGGCACTCTCTGGTCCCACCTGCTCTCCCAGGCGCACCCCCGACATTCTGGGCTCAGCTCTGGCTCTACCCAGGAGAGGATGAAGGCTCAGCTCAacccccacctcaacctcctgacccCAGCGAGGCTCCCCTCAGGCCATGCCCCTCGCCAGGACAGAATCGCCCTGGAGCCTCCTAGGACTTCTCCGAGCCTTCCCCTAGCTGGGGAGGCCCCATCCATCAGGCCCCAGAGGGAGGCTGAAGGTGAACCCACAGCCAGGACCAGCACCTCTGGCTCCTCggaccttccaaaggccccaggTGGCCACCTGCACCTTCAAGCTAGGCGGGCTGGCCAGAACTCAGATGCTGGGCCCCCTCGGGGGCTCACTTGGGTTCCTGAGGGGGCCAGCCCGGTGCTAGGGGGCTGTGGCCGAGGCATGGATCAGAGCTGCCTGTCAGCAGATGGGGCTGGCCGGGGCTGTGGCAGGGCCACCTGGAGTGTAAGAGAGGAGCAGGTGAAGCAGTGGGCGGCAGAGACGCTGGTAGCGCTGGAGGCGCTGCACGAGCAGGGGGTGCTGTGCCGGGACCTCCACCCCGGGAACCTACTCCTGGACCAGGCAG GTCACATCCGGCTCACATATTTTGGCCAGTGGTCAGAGGTGGAGCCCCAGTGCTGCGGGGAGGCCGTGGACAATCTCTACAGcgccccag AGGTGGGTGGGATTTCCGAGCTGACGGAAGCCTGTGACTGGTGGAGCTTTGGGTCTCTACTGTATGAACTGCTGACGGGAATG GCACTGTCCCAGAGCCACCCTTCAGGAATCCAGGCCCACACCCAGCTCCAGCTGCCCGAGTGGCTCAGTCGCCCAGCGGCCTCTCTGCTGACTGAG CTGCTGCAGTTCGAGCCTACCCGGCGCCTGGGCATGGGAGAAGGCGGTGTCAGCAAACTCAAGTCCCATCCCTTTTTCAGTACCATCCAGTGGAGCAAACTGGTGGGGTAA
- the RPS6KL1 gene encoding ribosomal protein S6 kinase-like 1 isoform X3 — protein sequence MSLVACECLPSPGLEPEPCSRARSQACVYLEQIRNRVALGVPDMTKRDYLVDAATQIRLALERDVSEDYEAAFNHYQNGVDVLLRGIHVDPNKERREAVKLKITKYLRRAEEIFNCHLQRPLSSGASPSTGFSSLRLRPIRTLSSAVEQLRGCRVVGVIEKVQLVQDPATGGTFVVKSLPRCHMVSRERLTIIPHGVPYMTKLLRYFMSEDSIFLHLEHVQGGTLWSHLLSQAHPRHSGLSSGSTQERMKAQLNPHLNLLTPARLPSGHAPRQDRIALEPPRTSPSLPLAGEAPSIRPQREAEGEPTARTSTSGSSDLPKAPGGHLHLQARRAGQNSDAGPPRGLTWVPEGASPVLGGCGRGMDQSCLSADGAGRGCGRATWSVREEQVKQWAAETLVALEALHEQGVLCRDLHPGNLLLDQAEVGGISELTEACDWWSFGSLLYELLTGMALSQSHPSGIQAHTQLQLPEWLSRPAASLLTELLQFEPTRRLGMGEGGVSKLKSHPFFSTIQWSKLVG from the exons ATGAGCCTGGTGGCCTGTGAGTGCCTGCCCAGCCCCGGCCTGGAGCCTGAGCCTTGCTCACGAGCACGGTCCCAGGCTTGCGTGTACCTGGAGCAGATTCGCAACAGGGTGGCTCTGGGAGTGCCTGACATGACAAAACGTGACTATCTGGTGGATGCGGCCACGCAGATCCGGCTGGCCCTGGAGCGCGATGTTAGTGAGGACTATGAGGCGGCCTTCAACCACTATCAGAATGGCGTGGATGTGCTGCTCCGTGGCATACACG TTGACCCCAACAAGGAGCGACGTGAGGCTGTGAAGCTGAAAATTACCAAATATCTGCGGCGGGCAGAGGAGATCTTCAACTGCCACCTGCAGCGGCCACTGAGCAGTGGAGCCAGCCCCAGCACG GGTTTCAGCAGCCTGAGGCTCCGGCCCATTCGCACGCTGAGCTCTGCCGTGGAGCAGCTGAGGGGCTGCCGGGTGGTCGGGGTCATCGAGAAG GTGCAGCTGGTCCAGGACCCGGCAACTGGAGGGACCTTCGTGGTGAAG AGCCTACCCAGGTGCCACATGGTAAGCAGGGAGCGGCTGACCATCATCCCACATGGAGTCCCCTACATGACGAAGCTGCTCAGGTACTTTATGAGCGAGGACTCCATCTTCCTGCACCTGGAGCATGTGCAAG GAGGCACTCTCTGGTCCCACCTGCTCTCCCAGGCGCACCCCCGACATTCTGGGCTCAGCTCTGGCTCTACCCAGGAGAGGATGAAGGCTCAGCTCAacccccacctcaacctcctgacccCAGCGAGGCTCCCCTCAGGCCATGCCCCTCGCCAGGACAGAATCGCCCTGGAGCCTCCTAGGACTTCTCCGAGCCTTCCCCTAGCTGGGGAGGCCCCATCCATCAGGCCCCAGAGGGAGGCTGAAGGTGAACCCACAGCCAGGACCAGCACCTCTGGCTCCTCggaccttccaaaggccccaggTGGCCACCTGCACCTTCAAGCTAGGCGGGCTGGCCAGAACTCAGATGCTGGGCCCCCTCGGGGGCTCACTTGGGTTCCTGAGGGGGCCAGCCCGGTGCTAGGGGGCTGTGGCCGAGGCATGGATCAGAGCTGCCTGTCAGCAGATGGGGCTGGCCGGGGCTGTGGCAGGGCCACCTGGAGTGTAAGAGAGGAGCAGGTGAAGCAGTGGGCGGCAGAGACGCTGGTAGCGCTGGAGGCGCTGCACGAGCAGGGGGTGCTGTGCCGGGACCTCCACCCCGGGAACCTACTCCTGGACCAGGCAG AGGTGGGTGGGATTTCCGAGCTGACGGAAGCCTGTGACTGGTGGAGCTTTGGGTCTCTACTGTATGAACTGCTGACGGGAATG GCACTGTCCCAGAGCCACCCTTCAGGAATCCAGGCCCACACCCAGCTCCAGCTGCCCGAGTGGCTCAGTCGCCCAGCGGCCTCTCTGCTGACTGAG CTGCTGCAGTTCGAGCCTACCCGGCGCCTGGGCATGGGAGAAGGCGGTGTCAGCAAACTCAAGTCCCATCCCTTTTTCAGTACCATCCAGTGGAGCAAACTGGTGGGGTAA
- the RPS6KL1 gene encoding ribosomal protein S6 kinase-like 1 (The RefSeq protein has 5 substitutions compared to this genomic sequence), with product MSLVACECLPSPGLEPEPCSRARSQACVYLEQIRNRVALGVPDMTKRDYLVDAATQIRLALERDVSEDYEAAFNHYQNGVDVLLRGIHVDPNKERREAVKLKITKYLRRAEEIFNCHLQRPLSSGASPSTGFSSLRLRPIRTLGSAVEQLRGCRVVGVIEKVQLVQDSATGGTFVVKSLPRCHMVSRERLTIIPHGVPYMTKLLRYFMSEDSIFLHLEHVQGGTLWSHLLSQAHPRHSGLSSGSTQERMKAQLNPHLNLLTPARLPSGHAPGKDRIALEPPRTSPSLPLAGEAPSIRPQREAEGEPTARTSTSGSSDLPKAPGGHLHLQARRAGQNSDAGPPRGLTWVPEGAGPVLGGCGRGMDQSCLSADGAGRGCGRATWSVREEQVKQWAAETLVALEALHEQGVLCRDLHPGNLLLDQAGHIRLTYFGQWSEVEPQCCGEAVDNLYSAPEVGGISELTEACDWWSFGSLLYELLTGMALSQSHPSGIQAHTQLQLPEWLSRPAASLLTELLQFEPTRRLGMGEGGVSKLKSHPFFSTIQWSKLVG from the exons ATGAGCCTGGTGGCCTGTGAGTGCCTGCCCAGCCCCGGCCTGGAGCCTGAGCCTTGCTCACGAGCACGGTCCCAGGCTTGCGTGTACCTGGAGCAGATTCGCAACAGGGTGGCTCTGGGAGTGCCTGACATGACAAAACGTGACTATCTGGTGGATGCGGCCACGCAGATCCGGCTGGCCCTGGAGCGCGATGTTAGTGAGGACTATGAGGCGGCCTTCAACCACTATCAGAATGGCGTGGATGTGCTGCTCCGTGGCATACACG TTGACCCCAACAAGGAGCGACGTGAGGCTGTGAAGCTGAAAATTACCAAATATCTGCGGCGGGCAGAGGAGATCTTCAACTGCCACCTGCAGCGGCCACTGAGCAGTGGAGCCAGCCCCAGCACG GGTTTCAGCAGCCTGAGGCTCCGGCCCATTCGCACGCTGAGCTCTGCCGTGGAGCAGCTGAGGGGCTGCCGGGTGGTCGGGGTCATCGAGAAG GTGCAGCTGGTCCAGGACCCGGCAACTGGAGGGACCTTCGTGGTGAAG AGCCTACCCAGGTGCCACATGGTAAGCAGGGAGCGGCTGACCATCATCCCACATGGAGTCCCCTACATGACGAAGCTGCTCAGGTACTTTATGAGCGAGGACTCCATCTTCCTGCACCTGGAGCATGTGCAAG GAGGCACTCTCTGGTCCCACCTGCTCTCCCAGGCGCACCCCCGACATTCTGGGCTCAGCTCTGGCTCTACCCAGGAGAGGATGAAGGCTCAGCTCAacccccacctcaacctcctgacccCAGCGAGGCTCCCCTCAGGCCATGCCCCTCGCCAGGACAGAATCGCCCTGGAGCCTCCTAGGACTTCTCCGAGCCTTCCCCTAGCTGGGGAGGCCCCATCCATCAGGCCCCAGAGGGAGGCTGAAGGTGAACCCACAGCCAGGACCAGCACCTCTGGCTCCTCggaccttccaaaggccccaggTGGCCACCTGCACCTTCAAGCTAGGCGGGCTGGCCAGAACTCAGATGCTGGGCCCCCTCGGGGGCTCACTTGGGTTCCTGAGGGGGCCAGCCCGGTGCTAGGGGGCTGTGGCCGAGGCATGGATCAGAGCTGCCTGTCAGCAGATGGGGCTGGCCGGGGCTGTGGCAGGGCCACCTGGAGTGTAAGAGAGGAGCAGGTGAAGCAGTGGGCGGCAGAGACGCTGGTAGCGCTGGAGGCGCTGCACGAGCAGGGGGTGCTGTGCCGGGACCTCCACCCCGGGAACCTACTCCTGGACCAGGCAG GTCACATCCGGCTCACATATTTTGGCCAGTGGTCAGAGGTGGAGCCCCAGTGCTGCGGGGAGGCCGTGGACAATCTCTACAGcgccccag AGGTGGGTGGGATTTCCGAGCTGACGGAAGCCTGTGACTGGTGGAGCTTTGGGTCTCTACTGTATGAACTGCTGACGGGAATG GCACTGTCCCAGAGCCACCCTTCAGGAATCCAGGCCCACACCCAGCTCCAGCTGCCCGAGTGGCTCAGTCGCCCAGCGGCCTCTCTGCTGACTGAG CTGCTGCAGTTCGAGCCTACCCGGCGCCTGGGCATGGGAGAAGGCGGTGTCAGCAAACTCAAGTCCCATCCCTTTTTCAGTACCATCCAGTGGAGCAAACTGGTGGGGTAA
- the RPS6KL1 gene encoding ribosomal protein S6 kinase-like 1 isoform X2, with the protein MSLVACECLPSPGLEPEPCSRARSQACVYLEQIRNRVALGVPDMTKRDYLVDAATQIRLALERDVSEDYEAAFNHYQNGVDVLLRGIHVDPNKERREAVKLKITKYLRRAEEIFNCHLQRPLSSGASPSTVQLVQDPATGGTFVVKSLPRCHMVSRERLTIIPHGVPYMTKLLRYFMSEDSIFLHLEHVQGGTLWSHLLSQAHPRHSGLSSGSTQERMKAQLNPHLNLLTPARLPSGHAPRQDRIALEPPRTSPSLPLAGEAPSIRPQREAEGEPTARTSTSGSSDLPKAPGGHLHLQARRAGQNSDAGPPRGLTWVPEGASPVLGGCGRGMDQSCLSADGAGRGCGRATWSVREEQVKQWAAETLVALEALHEQGVLCRDLHPGNLLLDQAGRCPPHPSGGRPPKPPGRGREISKVKGTSKVVCSSLAPASLSVGLGWGLLAEAPGSTLWALWASGCCAPAEVLPSKAIGSHRMTVGGSPATPSPVSAVLNFCPLLFPPTHWRSHPAHIFWPVVRGGAPVLRGGRGQSLQRPRGGWDFRADGSL; encoded by the exons ATGAGCCTGGTGGCCTGTGAGTGCCTGCCCAGCCCCGGCCTGGAGCCTGAGCCTTGCTCACGAGCACGGTCCCAGGCTTGCGTGTACCTGGAGCAGATTCGCAACAGGGTGGCTCTGGGAGTGCCTGACATGACAAAACGTGACTATCTGGTGGATGCGGCCACGCAGATCCGGCTGGCCCTGGAGCGCGATGTTAGTGAGGACTATGAGGCGGCCTTCAACCACTATCAGAATGGCGTGGATGTGCTGCTCCGTGGCATACACG TTGACCCCAACAAGGAGCGACGTGAGGCTGTGAAGCTGAAAATTACCAAATATCTGCGGCGGGCAGAGGAGATCTTCAACTGCCACCTGCAGCGGCCACTGAGCAGTGGAGCCAGCCCCAGCACG GTGCAGCTGGTCCAGGACCCGGCAACTGGAGGGACCTTCGTGGTGAAG AGCCTACCCAGGTGCCACATGGTAAGCAGGGAGCGGCTGACCATCATCCCACATGGAGTCCCCTACATGACGAAGCTGCTCAGGTACTTTATGAGCGAGGACTCCATCTTCCTGCACCTGGAGCATGTGCAAG GAGGCACTCTCTGGTCCCACCTGCTCTCCCAGGCGCACCCCCGACATTCTGGGCTCAGCTCTGGCTCTACCCAGGAGAGGATGAAGGCTCAGCTCAacccccacctcaacctcctgacccCAGCGAGGCTCCCCTCAGGCCATGCCCCTCGCCAGGACAGAATCGCCCTGGAGCCTCCTAGGACTTCTCCGAGCCTTCCCCTAGCTGGGGAGGCCCCATCCATCAGGCCCCAGAGGGAGGCTGAAGGTGAACCCACAGCCAGGACCAGCACCTCTGGCTCCTCggaccttccaaaggccccaggTGGCCACCTGCACCTTCAAGCTAGGCGGGCTGGCCAGAACTCAGATGCTGGGCCCCCTCGGGGGCTCACTTGGGTTCCTGAGGGGGCCAGCCCGGTGCTAGGGGGCTGTGGCCGAGGCATGGATCAGAGCTGCCTGTCAGCAGATGGGGCTGGCCGGGGCTGTGGCAGGGCCACCTGGAGTGTAAGAGAGGAGCAGGTGAAGCAGTGGGCGGCAGAGACGCTGGTAGCGCTGGAGGCGCTGCACGAGCAGGGGGTGCTGTGCCGGGACCTCCACCCCGGGAACCTACTCCTGGACCAGGCAGGTAGGTGCCCTCCTCACCCCTCAGGGGGGCGGCCCCCAAAGCCTCCAGGCAGAGGACGAGAGATCTCCAAAGTCAAGGGGACCTCCAAGGTTGTCTGCTCCTCCCTGGCCCCAGCCAGCCTTTCAGTGGGCCTAGGCTGGGGTCTGTTGGCCGAGGCTCCTGGGAGTACCCTGTGGGCTCTGTGGGCCTCAGGGTGCTGTGCCCCTGCCGAGGTTCTGCCCAGCAAGGCCATTGGCTCCCACCGCATGACTGTTGGGGGAAGCCCTGCAACCCCCTCCCCTGTATCAGCTGTCCTCAATTTTTGTCCCCTCCTTTTTCCTCCCACACACTGGAGGTCACATCCGGCTCACATATTTTGGCCAGTGGTCAGAGGTGGAGCCCCAGTGCTGCGGGGAGGCCGTGGACAATCTCTACAGcgccccag AGGTGGGTGGGATTTCCGAGCTGACGGAAGCCTGTGA
- the RPS6KL1 gene encoding ribosomal protein S6 kinase-like 1 isoform X1, whose amino-acid sequence MSLVACECLPSPGLEPEPCSRARSQACVYLEQIRNRVALGVPDMTKRDYLVDAATQIRLALERDVSEDYEAAFNHYQNGVDVLLRGIHVDPNKERREAVKLKITKYLRRAEEIFNCHLQRPLSSGASPSTGFSSLRLRPIRTLSSAVEQLRGCRVVGVIEKVQLVQDPATGGTFVVKSLPRCHMVSRERLTIIPHGVPYMTKLLRYFMSEDSIFLHLEHVQGGTLWSHLLSQAHPRHSGLSSGSTQERMKAQLNPHLNLLTPARLPSGHAPRQDRIALEPPRTSPSLPLAGEAPSIRPQREAEGEPTARTSTSGSSDLPKAPGGHLHLQARRAGQNSDAGPPRGLTWVPEGASPVLGGCGRGMDQSCLSADGAGRGCGRATWSVREEQVKQWAAETLVALEALHEQGVLCRDLHPGNLLLDQAGRCPPHPSGGRPPKPPGRGREISKVKGTSKVVCSSLAPASLSVGLGWGLLAEAPGSTLWALWASGCCAPAEVLPSKAIGSHRMTVGGSPATPSPVSAVLNFCPLLFPPTHWRSHPAHIFWPVVRGGAPVLRGGRGQSLQRPRGGWDFRADGSL is encoded by the exons ATGAGCCTGGTGGCCTGTGAGTGCCTGCCCAGCCCCGGCCTGGAGCCTGAGCCTTGCTCACGAGCACGGTCCCAGGCTTGCGTGTACCTGGAGCAGATTCGCAACAGGGTGGCTCTGGGAGTGCCTGACATGACAAAACGTGACTATCTGGTGGATGCGGCCACGCAGATCCGGCTGGCCCTGGAGCGCGATGTTAGTGAGGACTATGAGGCGGCCTTCAACCACTATCAGAATGGCGTGGATGTGCTGCTCCGTGGCATACACG TTGACCCCAACAAGGAGCGACGTGAGGCTGTGAAGCTGAAAATTACCAAATATCTGCGGCGGGCAGAGGAGATCTTCAACTGCCACCTGCAGCGGCCACTGAGCAGTGGAGCCAGCCCCAGCACG GGTTTCAGCAGCCTGAGGCTCCGGCCCATTCGCACGCTGAGCTCTGCCGTGGAGCAGCTGAGGGGCTGCCGGGTGGTCGGGGTCATCGAGAAG GTGCAGCTGGTCCAGGACCCGGCAACTGGAGGGACCTTCGTGGTGAAG AGCCTACCCAGGTGCCACATGGTAAGCAGGGAGCGGCTGACCATCATCCCACATGGAGTCCCCTACATGACGAAGCTGCTCAGGTACTTTATGAGCGAGGACTCCATCTTCCTGCACCTGGAGCATGTGCAAG GAGGCACTCTCTGGTCCCACCTGCTCTCCCAGGCGCACCCCCGACATTCTGGGCTCAGCTCTGGCTCTACCCAGGAGAGGATGAAGGCTCAGCTCAacccccacctcaacctcctgacccCAGCGAGGCTCCCCTCAGGCCATGCCCCTCGCCAGGACAGAATCGCCCTGGAGCCTCCTAGGACTTCTCCGAGCCTTCCCCTAGCTGGGGAGGCCCCATCCATCAGGCCCCAGAGGGAGGCTGAAGGTGAACCCACAGCCAGGACCAGCACCTCTGGCTCCTCggaccttccaaaggccccaggTGGCCACCTGCACCTTCAAGCTAGGCGGGCTGGCCAGAACTCAGATGCTGGGCCCCCTCGGGGGCTCACTTGGGTTCCTGAGGGGGCCAGCCCGGTGCTAGGGGGCTGTGGCCGAGGCATGGATCAGAGCTGCCTGTCAGCAGATGGGGCTGGCCGGGGCTGTGGCAGGGCCACCTGGAGTGTAAGAGAGGAGCAGGTGAAGCAGTGGGCGGCAGAGACGCTGGTAGCGCTGGAGGCGCTGCACGAGCAGGGGGTGCTGTGCCGGGACCTCCACCCCGGGAACCTACTCCTGGACCAGGCAGGTAGGTGCCCTCCTCACCCCTCAGGGGGGCGGCCCCCAAAGCCTCCAGGCAGAGGACGAGAGATCTCCAAAGTCAAGGGGACCTCCAAGGTTGTCTGCTCCTCCCTGGCCCCAGCCAGCCTTTCAGTGGGCCTAGGCTGGGGTCTGTTGGCCGAGGCTCCTGGGAGTACCCTGTGGGCTCTGTGGGCCTCAGGGTGCTGTGCCCCTGCCGAGGTTCTGCCCAGCAAGGCCATTGGCTCCCACCGCATGACTGTTGGGGGAAGCCCTGCAACCCCCTCCCCTGTATCAGCTGTCCTCAATTTTTGTCCCCTCCTTTTTCCTCCCACACACTGGAGGTCACATCCGGCTCACATATTTTGGCCAGTGGTCAGAGGTGGAGCCCCAGTGCTGCGGGGAGGCCGTGGACAATCTCTACAGcgccccag AGGTGGGTGGGATTTCCGAGCTGACGGAAGCCTGTGA